A stretch of the Actinomyces faecalis genome encodes the following:
- a CDS encoding DNA alkylation repair protein: MLSVTHLADPDNATFVARLVPGIDPATIIGARVPALRAYAKESWRERPEEVLSFLTRLPHRLFDENMLHGLLLSQAKDPGQFLDGAEAFLPCVDNWAVCDSMSAKPLRRDLPTLEAAARRWIAAEHLYTRRFGIGVLMEFFLGDAFRPDLLELVVSVRSQEYYLEMMVAWYLATAVTRQPGTALPWLAQEELADRLSVSVRRKAIAKCLDATRIPPETKDLLRQVRAGLPRR; the protein is encoded by the coding sequence GTGCTGAGCGTCACCCACCTCGCGGACCCCGACAACGCCACCTTTGTCGCCAGGCTGGTACCTGGTATCGACCCTGCCACCATCATCGGTGCACGAGTCCCTGCGCTACGCGCCTACGCCAAGGAGTCCTGGCGGGAGCGTCCCGAGGAGGTGCTCTCCTTCCTCACCCGCCTTCCCCACCGGCTCTTCGACGAGAACATGCTCCACGGCCTGCTGCTCAGCCAGGCCAAGGACCCCGGGCAGTTTCTCGACGGCGCCGAGGCCTTCCTCCCCTGTGTCGACAACTGGGCCGTGTGCGACTCGATGAGCGCCAAGCCCCTGCGCCGCGACCTGCCGACCCTGGAAGCCGCCGCCCGCCGGTGGATCGCGGCCGAGCACCTGTACACCCGTCGCTTCGGCATCGGCGTCCTCATGGAGTTCTTCCTGGGTGACGCCTTCCGCCCCGACCTCCTGGAGCTGGTGGTCTCGGTCCGGTCGCAGGAGTACTACCTGGAGATGATGGTCGCCTGGTACCTGGCCACCGCCGTCACCAGGCAGCCGGGCACCGCGCTGCCGTGGCTGGCACAGGAGGAGCTGGCTGACCGGCTCTCCGTGTCGGTTCGTCGCAAGGCGATCGCCAAGTGCCTGGACGCCACGAGGATCCCGCCCGAGACCAAGGACCTCCTGCGACAGGTACGTGCCGGGCTCCCCCGGCGCTGA
- a CDS encoding chorismate mutase, with the protein MSGAPGPRTEAVEASQPGVPPELAGYRATIDNLDAALVHLLAERFRCTQQVGLLKARLNLPASDPAREDRQVARLRALAEDSGLDPVFAEKFFAFIVEEVIRHHEAIRTEQAGA; encoded by the coding sequence ATGAGCGGGGCACCAGGACCGCGGACCGAGGCCGTCGAGGCCTCGCAGCCGGGTGTTCCGCCGGAGCTGGCGGGCTACCGGGCCACGATCGACAACCTGGACGCGGCGCTGGTGCACCTGCTGGCTGAGCGTTTTCGTTGCACCCAGCAGGTCGGGCTGCTCAAGGCCCGTCTCAACCTGCCCGCCTCGGACCCGGCGCGCGAGGACCGGCAGGTGGCCCGGCTGCGGGCCCTGGCTGAGGACTCAGGACTTGACCCGGTCTTCGCGGAGAAGTTCTTCGCCTTCATCGTCGAGGAAGTGATCCGCCACCACGAGGCGATCCGTACCGAGCAGGCCGGCGCCTGA
- the tig gene encoding trigger factor gives MKSTVENLDPARIKLTVEVPYEELKPSLDDAYKQIGSQIQVPGFRRGHVPNRVIDQRVGRGSVIQEAVNNKLSDFYREAMTEAGRVPMLQPEIEITELPNVTGEQGGQLVFTAEVTVRPEIELPDLGELEVTVDSVEVTDEDVDTELDNLRARFGSLKSVKRKAKTGDFVTIDLKAVIDDEEVDSASGVSYEIGKGNMLKGLDTALRGLKTGESATFTTTLAGGPHEGEEAEVTVTAEAVKQRELPEADDDFAQMASEFDTIEELREDLRQQASERKAGDQAVAARDALLEQLREKIEFDLPEGLVDNEIAQHLQAEGKAADDPHAEEIREDITTGVRDQIILDVLAESLEVGVTQDELIEFLIQTAQQYGMEPGQFMQGAQQAGQIPAFVSEIARNKSLAMGLRQVTVKDSDGKDVDLTEFIGSDELDAQNLVDQVSEAAAEGEDKPEEAKAEETEEA, from the coding sequence GTGAAGAGCACTGTCGAGAACCTTGACCCCGCGCGCATCAAGCTGACCGTGGAGGTCCCCTACGAGGAGCTCAAGCCCAGCCTCGACGACGCCTACAAGCAGATCGGTTCTCAGATCCAGGTCCCCGGCTTCCGTCGCGGCCACGTCCCCAACCGCGTCATCGACCAGCGCGTGGGCCGTGGCTCGGTCATCCAGGAGGCCGTCAACAACAAGCTGAGCGACTTCTACCGTGAGGCGATGACCGAGGCTGGTCGCGTCCCCATGCTCCAGCCTGAGATTGAGATCACCGAGCTCCCCAACGTCACTGGTGAGCAGGGCGGCCAGCTGGTCTTCACCGCTGAGGTCACTGTCCGTCCCGAGATCGAGCTCCCGGACCTGGGCGAGCTGGAGGTCACCGTCGACTCCGTCGAGGTCACTGACGAGGACGTGGACACCGAGCTGGACAACCTGCGTGCCCGTTTCGGTTCGCTGAAGTCTGTCAAGCGCAAGGCGAAGACCGGTGACTTCGTCACCATCGACCTCAAGGCCGTCATTGACGACGAGGAGGTCGACTCCGCCTCCGGCGTGTCCTACGAGATCGGCAAGGGCAACATGCTCAAGGGTCTGGACACCGCCCTGCGTGGCCTGAAGACCGGCGAGTCCGCCACCTTCACCACCACGCTGGCCGGCGGCCCCCACGAGGGCGAGGAGGCCGAGGTCACCGTCACCGCTGAGGCCGTCAAGCAGCGCGAGCTGCCCGAGGCTGATGACGACTTCGCCCAGATGGCCTCCGAGTTCGACACCATTGAGGAGCTGCGTGAGGACCTGCGTCAGCAGGCCAGCGAGCGCAAGGCTGGAGACCAGGCTGTGGCTGCCCGTGACGCCCTGCTGGAGCAGCTGCGTGAGAAGATCGAGTTCGACCTGCCTGAGGGTCTGGTGGACAACGAGATCGCCCAGCACTTGCAGGCTGAGGGCAAGGCCGCTGACGACCCGCACGCTGAGGAGATCCGTGAGGACATCACTACCGGCGTGCGTGACCAGATCATCCTGGACGTCCTGGCTGAGAGCCTTGAGGTGGGCGTGACCCAGGACGAGCTCATTGAGTTCCTCATCCAGACTGCCCAGCAGTACGGTATGGAGCCCGGCCAGTTCATGCAGGGTGCCCAGCAGGCTGGCCAGATCCCGGCCTTCGTCTCCGAGATCGCTCGCAACAAGTCCCTGGCCATGGGGCTGCGACAGGTCACGGTCAAGGACTCAGACGGCAAGGACGTGGACCTGACTGAGTTCATTGGCTCTGACGAGCTTGACGCCCAGAACCTGGTGGACCAGGTGTCTGAGGCCGCTGCCGAGGGTGAGGACAAGCCTGAGGAGGCCAAGGCGGAGGAGACCGAGGAGGCCTGA
- a CDS encoding AMP-dependent synthetase/ligase, which yields MSLDASSVTPGQTTRAREYSTALTTPVHAGMTTPWALAERVRRNPDGALIARKSSVGGRWRDMPARSFRAHVREVAAGLVAQGMQAGDAVAIMAHTSYEWTLLDFAIWEAGCVVVPVYETSSAEQTSWILTDASVRLIVVEDEAMEAVVVSLKAQDPALADLQVLCLAKEAVTELIAAGKDVDHCTLDERTAALTSQSLATIVYTSGTTGRPKGAELTHGNLVHLSLSTCHYVPEVLGGTEVRTLLFLPLAHVLARFVEVTIVCSEHGVVGHSPDVKNLVTDLGLFRPTFVLAVPRVFEKIYNAADARATGARQKVFRMAAKTAIAYSRALDTPAGPSRALRAQRATFDKLVFSTLRSLLGGRVTHVISGGGPLGERLGHFYRGAGVTVLEGYGLTETAAPCSVNLPGATRIGSVGLPLPGTAIRLADDGEILVRGIGVFRGYHNNPQATAECFMADGADEASAPNEQEHRWLRTGDVGSFDEGGFLRITGRKKEIIVTAGGKNVAPAVLEDRLRGHPLVSQVLVVGDNRPCIGALVTLDAEMLPLWLSSHGIEDMDPVDAAKDPRVRAALERAVTRANETVSRAESIRTFTVLPTDFTIANGLLTPSLKVRRAETIARYASEIDALYAKVPARPQA from the coding sequence ATGAGCCTTGATGCCTCCTCCGTCACCCCCGGCCAGACCACGAGGGCCCGCGAGTACTCCACCGCCCTGACGACCCCGGTCCACGCTGGCATGACCACGCCCTGGGCCCTGGCCGAGCGCGTGCGCCGCAACCCAGACGGCGCCCTCATCGCGCGCAAGTCCTCAGTCGGCGGGCGCTGGCGGGACATGCCGGCACGCTCCTTCCGCGCCCACGTGCGCGAGGTAGCGGCCGGCCTGGTCGCCCAGGGGATGCAGGCCGGGGACGCCGTCGCCATCATGGCTCACACGTCCTACGAGTGGACCTTGCTGGACTTCGCTATCTGGGAGGCCGGCTGCGTCGTCGTCCCCGTCTACGAGACCTCCTCCGCCGAGCAGACCTCCTGGATCCTCACTGACGCCTCAGTACGTCTCATCGTCGTCGAGGACGAGGCGATGGAGGCCGTGGTGGTCTCGCTCAAGGCCCAGGACCCCGCGCTGGCCGACCTCCAGGTCCTCTGCCTGGCCAAGGAGGCGGTCACCGAGCTCATCGCCGCCGGTAAGGACGTGGACCACTGCACCCTGGACGAGCGCACCGCGGCGCTCACCAGCCAGTCCCTGGCCACGATCGTCTACACCTCGGGCACCACCGGACGCCCCAAGGGCGCCGAGCTCACCCACGGCAACCTGGTCCACCTCTCGCTGAGCACCTGCCACTACGTCCCTGAGGTCCTCGGCGGCACCGAGGTACGCACGCTGCTCTTCCTACCGCTGGCCCATGTCCTGGCCCGCTTCGTCGAGGTCACGATCGTATGCTCCGAGCACGGCGTGGTGGGCCACTCCCCAGACGTGAAGAACCTCGTGACCGACCTAGGTCTGTTCCGCCCCACCTTCGTCCTGGCGGTGCCACGCGTCTTTGAGAAGATCTACAACGCCGCCGACGCCCGGGCCACGGGAGCCAGGCAGAAGGTCTTCCGCATGGCCGCCAAGACCGCCATCGCCTACTCCCGGGCCCTGGACACCCCAGCCGGGCCGTCCCGTGCCCTGCGCGCCCAGCGAGCGACCTTCGACAAGCTCGTCTTCTCCACCCTGCGGTCCTTGCTGGGCGGGCGCGTCACCCACGTCATCTCCGGTGGCGGTCCTCTGGGCGAGCGCCTCGGTCACTTCTACCGCGGAGCCGGGGTGACGGTGCTGGAGGGCTACGGCCTGACCGAGACCGCGGCACCGTGCTCGGTCAACCTGCCCGGCGCCACCCGCATCGGTTCGGTCGGCCTGCCGCTTCCTGGCACCGCCATCAGGCTGGCCGACGACGGAGAGATCCTGGTCCGCGGCATCGGGGTCTTCCGTGGTTACCACAACAACCCGCAGGCCACGGCCGAGTGCTTCATGGCCGACGGCGCCGACGAGGCCTCCGCGCCCAACGAGCAGGAGCACCGCTGGCTCCGCACCGGGGACGTCGGCTCCTTCGACGAGGGCGGGTTCCTGCGCATCACAGGCCGCAAGAAGGAGATCATCGTGACCGCTGGCGGCAAGAACGTCGCTCCCGCGGTCCTGGAGGACCGTCTGCGCGGCCACCCGCTGGTCAGCCAGGTGCTCGTCGTCGGGGACAACCGGCCTTGTATCGGCGCGCTGGTCACACTGGACGCCGAGATGCTGCCGCTGTGGCTGTCCAGCCACGGGATCGAGGACATGGACCCTGTCGACGCCGCCAAGGACCCCCGCGTGCGGGCGGCGCTAGAGCGTGCCGTCACCCGTGCCAACGAGACGGTCTCACGGGCAGAGTCGATCCGGACCTTCACGGTGCTCCCTACCGACTTCACGATCGCCAACGGCCTGCTCACCCCCTCGCTCAAGGTGCGACGGGCTGAGACCATCGCCCGTTACGCCAGTGAGATCGACGCGCTGTACGCCAAGGTACCGGCCCGCCCTCAGGCCTAG
- a CDS encoding ATP-dependent Clp protease proteolytic subunit: MTSSRPYFDAVERQVQAAGVNPAAMPTSRYVMPQFEERTAYGFKRQDAYSKLFEDRIVFLGVQVDDASADDVMAQLLVLESQDPDGLITMYINSPGGSFTALTAIYDTMQYVKPQIQTVCLGQAASAAAVLLAAGSEGKRLALPNARILIHQPAMEGMQGQASDIEIVANELDRMRTWLEETLAAHTGQSVEKVHADLERDKILTAQAALEYGMVDQVLTSRKTPRSPHSA; the protein is encoded by the coding sequence ATGACGAGCTCTCGCCCCTACTTTGACGCCGTGGAGCGCCAGGTCCAGGCCGCCGGGGTCAACCCGGCCGCCATGCCGACCTCGCGCTACGTGATGCCGCAGTTCGAGGAGCGCACGGCCTACGGCTTCAAGCGTCAGGACGCCTACTCCAAGCTGTTCGAGGACCGGATCGTCTTCCTCGGCGTGCAGGTAGACGACGCCTCCGCCGACGACGTCATGGCCCAGCTCCTCGTCCTGGAGTCCCAGGACCCTGACGGCCTGATCACGATGTACATCAACAGCCCCGGTGGCTCCTTCACGGCGCTGACGGCCATCTACGACACGATGCAGTACGTCAAGCCGCAGATCCAGACCGTCTGCCTGGGGCAGGCTGCCTCCGCGGCCGCGGTGCTGCTGGCTGCCGGGAGCGAGGGCAAGCGCCTGGCGCTGCCCAACGCCCGCATCCTCATCCACCAGCCAGCGATGGAGGGTATGCAGGGCCAGGCCTCGGACATCGAGATCGTCGCCAACGAGCTGGACCGCATGCGTACATGGCTTGAGGAGACCCTGGCCGCGCACACCGGCCAGAGCGTGGAGAAGGTCCACGCCGACCTGGAGCGTGACAAGATCCTCACCGCTCAGGCGGCCCTGGAGTACGGCATGGTGGACCAGGTCCTCACCTCGCGCAAGACCCCTCGCTCGCCGCACTCGGCGTGA
- the clpX gene encoding ATP-dependent Clp protease ATP-binding subunit ClpX, with the protein MARSAESVDLLKCSFCGKSQKQVRKLIAGPGVYICDECIELCNEIVDEELAESGAGVPLELPKPQEIYDFLNEYVIGQDSAKRAMSVAVYNHYKRVQVRERAVAEGDGLELGKSNILLLGPTGTGKTHLARTLARLLDVPFAIVDATALTEAGYVGEDVENILLKLIQAADGDVKRAEKGIIYIDEIDKIGRKAENPSITRDVSGEGVQQALLKIIEGTTASVPPGGGRKHPHQEFLEIDTTNILFIAAGAFAGIEDIVRQRQRKESGATTLGFGGTLSEVTEDVFTTRVRPEDLHKFGLIPEFIGRLPVIATVQDLGVSELVRVMTEPRNALVSQYKYLFSLDGVELVMTDEAVEAVAELALARKTGARGLTSIVEEVLGDAMFEVPSMPEVGRVVVDADAVRGTARPRYEAGSGTLSATSRSGRSRTA; encoded by the coding sequence GTGGCACGAAGCGCTGAGAGCGTCGACCTTCTCAAGTGCTCCTTCTGTGGCAAGAGCCAGAAGCAGGTCAGGAAGCTTATCGCGGGCCCTGGGGTCTACATCTGCGACGAGTGCATCGAGCTGTGCAACGAGATCGTCGACGAGGAGCTGGCCGAGTCCGGCGCGGGCGTCCCGCTGGAGCTGCCCAAGCCCCAGGAGATCTACGACTTCCTCAACGAGTACGTCATCGGTCAGGACAGCGCTAAGCGCGCCATGAGCGTGGCTGTCTACAACCACTACAAGCGCGTCCAGGTGCGTGAGCGTGCGGTGGCTGAGGGCGACGGCCTGGAGCTGGGCAAGTCCAACATCCTGCTGCTGGGGCCCACCGGCACCGGCAAGACCCACCTGGCCCGTACCCTGGCGCGGCTGCTCGACGTCCCCTTCGCCATCGTCGACGCCACGGCCCTGACCGAGGCCGGCTACGTGGGTGAGGACGTGGAGAACATCCTGCTCAAGCTCATCCAGGCCGCGGACGGTGACGTCAAGCGCGCGGAGAAGGGCATCATCTACATCGACGAGATCGACAAGATCGGTCGCAAGGCGGAGAACCCCTCGATCACCCGTGACGTCTCCGGCGAGGGCGTGCAGCAGGCCCTGCTCAAGATCATCGAGGGCACCACCGCCTCTGTGCCGCCGGGCGGTGGCCGCAAGCACCCCCACCAGGAGTTCCTGGAGATCGACACCACCAACATCCTGTTCATCGCGGCCGGCGCCTTCGCCGGCATCGAGGACATCGTGCGCCAGCGCCAGCGCAAGGAGTCCGGGGCCACGACGCTCGGCTTCGGGGGCACGCTGAGCGAGGTGACCGAGGACGTCTTCACCACCAGGGTGCGGCCGGAGGACCTGCACAAGTTCGGGCTCATCCCTGAGTTCATCGGCCGTCTGCCGGTGATCGCCACCGTCCAGGACCTCGGCGTCAGCGAGCTGGTGCGGGTCATGACCGAGCCGAGGAACGCCCTGGTCTCCCAGTACAAGTACCTCTTCAGCCTCGACGGCGTCGAGCTGGTCATGACCGACGAGGCCGTTGAGGCGGTGGCCGAGCTGGCCCTGGCTCGCAAGACCGGTGCTCGCGGTCTGACCTCGATCGTCGAGGAGGTGCTGGGGGACGCCATGTTCGAGGTGCCCTCGATGCCGGAGGTCGGGCGCGTCGTCGTCGACGCCGACGCCGTGCGCGGCACGGCCAGGCCGCGCTACGAGGCGGGCTCAGGCACGCTGAGCGCCACCAGCCGCAGCGGTCGGAGCCGGACGGCATGA
- a CDS encoding YhbY family RNA-binding protein encodes MALTKKQVKQLRSMGHHLDPQVIIGKNGLTPALVTQAEATIDQRELVKCSVLESSPVEAKEAAPALAAELGAQVVQVIGGRFLLYRRTRRDDVRPLELVRD; translated from the coding sequence ATGGCTCTGACCAAGAAGCAGGTCAAGCAGCTGCGGTCGATGGGACACCACCTCGACCCGCAGGTCATCATCGGCAAGAACGGCCTGACACCGGCCCTGGTCACCCAGGCCGAGGCCACGATCGACCAGCGTGAGCTCGTCAAGTGCTCGGTGCTGGAGTCCAGTCCTGTCGAGGCCAAGGAGGCGGCGCCTGCGCTCGCGGCCGAGCTGGGGGCGCAGGTCGTCCAGGTCATCGGCGGCCGCTTCCTCCTCTACCGGCGCACCCGCCGTGACGACGTCAGGCCCCTGGAGCTCGTGCGCGACTGA
- a CDS encoding cupin domain-containing protein, whose translation MPSTPVSQSLFALGLSQALPVSEEATTSRVVVNNDFLRTVIFTFDAGQLLTEHASPKAVVVTLLSGEMDFSLADRTERLVAGDVVYLAPGERHALTAVTACRLQLVMVEVDGNRAA comes from the coding sequence ATGCCCTCCACCCCGGTCTCACAGTCACTGTTCGCGCTGGGCCTGAGCCAGGCCCTGCCCGTCAGTGAGGAGGCCACGACCTCGCGCGTGGTGGTCAATAACGACTTCCTACGCACCGTCATCTTCACTTTTGATGCTGGGCAGCTACTGACTGAGCACGCCTCACCCAAGGCAGTAGTGGTGACGCTGTTGTCAGGTGAGATGGACTTCTCCCTGGCAGACCGCACCGAGCGGCTGGTGGCGGGCGACGTCGTCTACCTAGCACCTGGGGAGCGCCATGCGCTGACCGCCGTGACAGCCTGCCGCCTCCAGCTCGTCATGGTCGAGGTCGATGGCAACCGCGCGGCCTGA
- a CDS encoding AMP-dependent synthetase/ligase — MSPRTQQIESQATPSLSGCPSLVDGVAISPLTKEPEPSWTVPWLLADRIERLPEATLIERKSRLGNTWVPVSARSFGDEVVRVAAGLIARGLEPGQTVGLMAHTSYEWTLLDMAIARAGLVSVPIYETDSAEQIEWILTDAELRLVITESVALAEIVRQAVSARREADPQAPVAEILSLDHDALTALTVAGAQVPRQEVEARTAALHGENLYSIIYTSGTTGRPKGVELTHRSAAGLAWNGVRWMPDLLWTASARLLLFLPLAHAYARFLQLLAIGGQGVLGHTPDAKTLLPDLQGFAPTYVLAVPRVMEKIYNAADAKAGSGAKLKTFRWAAKVAISYSRALDTEAGPSPVLKAAHALADRLVYHQLRALLGPNARYAISGGGPLGDRLGHFYRGIGLVILEGYGLTETIGPATVNLDSRNKIGTVGPPVPGMHIRVADDGELQVRGLSVFPRYHHNPTADAEAFTPDGWFRTGDIGSIDSDGWVRITGRRKELIVTAGGKNVAPSILEDRLRGHPLVSQVLVLGDGEPFISALITLDAEMLPQWLRNHGLPEMDVVNAATNPEVLAALDRAVARTNRAVSRAESIRTYRVLTTDFTEANGLLTPSLKVKRAAVMTAHADVVADIYSTTKKGPQD, encoded by the coding sequence GTGAGCCCACGTACCCAGCAGATCGAGTCTCAAGCCACACCGTCGCTCTCCGGCTGCCCGTCACTGGTCGACGGCGTCGCGATCTCCCCGCTGACCAAGGAGCCAGAGCCGAGCTGGACGGTGCCCTGGCTGCTGGCCGACCGCATCGAGCGTCTGCCTGAGGCCACGCTCATTGAGCGCAAGTCCCGCCTGGGCAACACCTGGGTGCCGGTCAGTGCCCGCAGCTTCGGTGATGAGGTGGTCCGGGTCGCGGCTGGTCTGATTGCTCGGGGCCTGGAGCCCGGCCAGACCGTGGGCCTGATGGCCCACACCTCCTATGAGTGGACCCTGCTGGACATGGCGATCGCCCGGGCCGGCTTGGTCTCCGTGCCGATCTATGAGACAGACTCCGCCGAGCAGATCGAGTGGATCCTCACCGACGCCGAGCTGCGCCTGGTCATCACCGAGTCCGTGGCCCTGGCCGAGATCGTGCGCCAGGCCGTATCCGCCCGTCGCGAGGCAGATCCGCAAGCACCGGTAGCCGAGATCCTCAGCCTGGACCATGACGCCCTGACGGCACTGACCGTCGCCGGCGCCCAGGTTCCCCGTCAGGAGGTCGAAGCACGCACGGCGGCGCTGCACGGCGAGAACCTGTACTCCATCATCTACACCTCCGGTACCACGGGCCGACCCAAAGGCGTGGAGCTGACGCACAGGAGCGCGGCCGGGCTGGCGTGGAACGGCGTGCGCTGGATGCCCGACCTGCTGTGGACCGCCTCCGCCCGTCTCCTGCTCTTCCTGCCGCTGGCCCACGCCTATGCGCGATTCCTCCAGCTGCTGGCCATCGGCGGCCAGGGGGTGCTCGGCCATACCCCCGATGCCAAGACCCTCCTGCCGGACCTGCAGGGCTTTGCCCCCACCTACGTGCTGGCAGTGCCGCGCGTCATGGAGAAGATCTACAACGCCGCTGACGCTAAGGCTGGATCGGGGGCAAAGCTCAAGACCTTCCGCTGGGCCGCTAAGGTGGCCATCTCCTACTCCCGTGCCCTGGACACCGAGGCCGGTCCCTCTCCTGTCCTCAAAGCAGCCCACGCGCTGGCCGATCGCCTGGTCTACCACCAGCTGCGAGCGCTGCTGGGGCCCAACGCCCGTTACGCGATCTCTGGCGGCGGCCCGCTCGGCGATCGCCTGGGGCACTTTTACCGCGGGATCGGCCTGGTCATCCTTGAGGGCTACGGCCTGACCGAGACCATCGGTCCGGCCACGGTCAACCTCGACTCGCGCAACAAGATCGGCACCGTCGGCCCACCCGTGCCGGGGATGCACATCCGCGTGGCCGATGACGGCGAGCTGCAGGTGCGCGGGCTGTCGGTCTTCCCCCGCTACCACCACAACCCCACCGCCGACGCCGAGGCCTTCACCCCCGACGGATGGTTCCGCACCGGGGACATCGGCTCGATCGACTCCGACGGCTGGGTCCGGATCACCGGGCGCCGTAAGGAGCTCATCGTCACCGCCGGAGGCAAGAACGTCGCCCCCTCGATCCTGGAGGACCGTCTGCGCGGGCACCCACTGGTCAGCCAGGTCCTCGTGCTCGGCGACGGCGAACCCTTCATCTCGGCCCTCATCACCCTCGATGCCGAGATGCTGCCGCAGTGGCTGAGGAACCACGGCCTGCCGGAGATGGACGTCGTTAACGCCGCCACGAACCCCGAGGTCCTGGCGGCCCTGGACCGTGCCGTGGCCCGCACCAACCGTGCGGTCTCACGCGCCGAGTCGATCCGTACCTACCGGGTCCTCACCACGGACTTCACGGAGGCCAACGGGCTACTCACCCCCTCGCTCAAGGTCAAGCGCGCAGCCGTCATGACAGCGCACGCCGACGTCGTCGCGGACATCTACTCCACAACCAAGAAGGGCCCTCAGGACTAG
- a CDS encoding ATP-dependent Clp protease proteolytic subunit, with product MAADSHGGGLGLTDSIYNRLLKERIIWLGSEVRDDNANAICAQMLLLAAEDPERDIYLYINSPGGSVTAGMAIYDTMQLIEPDVVTVATGMAASMGQHLLSAGAKGKRYITPHARVLMHQPSGGAGGSATDIRINADLIIKMKHELAQITAANTGHTVEEIIADSDRDHWFSAKEALEYGFVDHIISSSREIQQNGEN from the coding sequence ATGGCTGCCGACTCCCACGGCGGCGGACTCGGCCTGACCGACTCCATCTACAACCGGCTCCTCAAGGAGCGCATCATCTGGCTCGGCTCTGAGGTGCGCGATGACAACGCCAACGCCATCTGCGCCCAGATGCTGCTGCTGGCCGCCGAGGACCCGGAGCGGGACATCTACCTGTACATCAACAGTCCCGGCGGTTCTGTCACCGCCGGTATGGCCATCTACGACACGATGCAGCTTATCGAGCCTGACGTCGTCACCGTGGCCACCGGCATGGCCGCCTCGATGGGGCAGCACCTGCTCTCGGCGGGTGCCAAGGGCAAGCGCTACATCACCCCCCACGCGCGCGTCCTCATGCACCAGCCCTCGGGCGGCGCGGGAGGCTCGGCCACGGACATCCGCATCAACGCCGACCTCATCATCAAGATGAAGCACGAGCTGGCGCAGATCACGGCGGCCAACACTGGCCACACCGTGGAGGAGATCATCGCTGACTCGGACCGTGACCACTGGTTCTCCGCCAAGGAGGCCCTGGAGTACGGCTTCGTGGACCACATCATCTCCTCCTCGCGCGAGATCCAGCAGAACGGAGAGAACTGA
- a CDS encoding tyrosine-type recombinase/integrase, which yields MWPRPSGAPYSKSDDRAAFRGLQDAAGVHKGGRGTLDSPWVYYVVHEARHSTATLLMALDVPAPVIVSIMGHSSIASTRRYQHADVDQARRALEGVAGLLRIEG from the coding sequence GTGTGGCCTCGCCCGTCGGGGGCGCCGTACTCCAAGAGCGACGACCGGGCCGCCTTCCGTGGGCTGCAGGACGCCGCCGGGGTCCACAAGGGCGGCAGGGGCACGCTGGACAGCCCCTGGGTCTACTACGTGGTGCACGAGGCGCGTCACTCCACCGCGACGCTGCTGATGGCGCTGGACGTGCCTGCCCCGGTGATCGTCTCGATCATGGGGCACTCGTCGATCGCGTCGACCCGCCGCTACCAGCACGCTGACGTCGACCAGGCCAGGAGGGCGTTGGAGGGTGTGGCGGGGCTGCTGCGGATCGAGGGCTAG
- a CDS encoding FMN-dependent dehydrogenase, with product MPSYRTILTIGALAVGRGPLDVERAARRAVEASTTLESFQVDVVRGEPRVTIRFTGADDGEARSVHERTTAAVRQVANAPRAVLAQVVSGRSVPVA from the coding sequence ATGCCCTCTTACCGCACGATCCTGACTATCGGTGCCCTCGCCGTCGGCCGCGGCCCGCTTGACGTCGAGCGGGCCGCACGGCGGGCCGTTGAGGCCAGCACGACCCTGGAGTCCTTCCAGGTTGACGTCGTGCGCGGCGAGCCGCGCGTGACGATCCGCTTCACCGGGGCCGACGACGGCGAGGCCCGTTCGGTCCACGAGCGCACCACGGCTGCGGTCAGGCAGGTCGCGAACGCTCCCCGGGCGGTGCTTGCTCAGGTGGTTTCCGGCCGCAGCGTCCCTGTGGCGTAG